A stretch of DNA from Curtobacterium sp. MCBD17_035:
GTGAACTCGGGCGTCGGCGCGGCAAGATGGTGCGGTGACCGCATCGCAGCCGACACCGCCCGGCCCGAGCACGCCGATCGAGGCGACGTTCACGGACGCCTGGGGGATCGACGTCGTCTACGACACCTGGAGCGCGGTGCACCCCCACGGCGTCGTGCAGATCGCCCACGGGGTGGGGGAGCACGGAGGGCGGTACGCGTCGCTCGCCCGGGACCTCGTCGCCGCGGGCTGGACCGTCGTCGTCAACGACCACCGCGGGCACGGGCGGACGGGCCTCCGACAGCACGGCGACGACCGGACGCAGCTCGGCCGGCTCGGCCCCGGCGGTCTCCGCGCCGCCGTCGCCGCCGTCCAGCAGATGACGCGGGTCGCGCGGCAGGCGCACCCGGGCCTCCCGCTCGTCCTGCTCGGCCACTCGTGGGGGTCGATCATGGCGCAGAAGATCGTCAACACCGCCAGTGGCGAGTACGACGGACTCGTGCTGTCCGGGTCCGCCTATCGGGTGCCCGGTTGGATGAACGGCGGCGAGCTCAACAAGCGGCACGCGCACCTCGGGCCGACGAAGTACGAGTGGCTGACCCGTGACCGCACGGTCATCGAGGCGATGGCGGGCGACCCGCTCGCGGCCGAGGCGGACGTCATCGGGCTGTTCGGGATCGCCGACACCCTCCGGCTCCTCGGCGTCCCGCGGCGCCGGATCCCGCACGACCTGCCGCTGCTCCTGCAGGTCGGGTCCGACGACCCGCTCGGCGGCCCGCGCTCGGTGCAGCGACTGGCGCGGGTGTACCGAGGCCGCGCCGGACTCACCGACGTACGCGTGCACGTGTACGAGGGCGCGCGGCACGAGGTCTACAACGAGACGAACCGGGACGAGGTCGTCGCCGACCTCGTCGCCTGGCTGGACGCACATGTGGGCACTGCGGACGTCCGGGGCGGAGGCGTACCCTCGGCCGGATGACGACCGAAGTGCGGAACGACGCCGACCAGAACCAGTACTCACTCGTCGAGGACGGGGCCGTCATCGGCTTCGCCGCGTACGAGATCGACGGCGACGTCATCCGGTTCGTGCACACCGAGGTCGACCCCGAGCACCGCGGCGGCGGCAATGCATCCATCCTGGTCCGCGGAGCGCTCGACGACGTCCGTGCGGGATCCGACCGCTCGGTGGTCGCGCAGTGCTCCTACGTGCACGCCTGGATCGAGAAGCACCCGGACTACCAGGAGCTCCTGGCGGTCTAGAAGCTGCGCTCGTGCGCCCCGGCACGAGCCGGCCCGCGGTCCGCACGGACCGTGGGCACCCGGATGAGCACGTGGCCGCTCAGCAGGTCGTGGTCGTCGTCCGCCGGCGTCGGCGCCTCGACCGGGAGGCGCGACTGCCGATCGAACTCGGCCTGCGTCTCGTGACGGGTCGGCGCGAACACCTCGTCCATCATCGCGATGGCGCCACCGGACGAGCCGCCCCGGCTCGCCTTGTTCGACAGGTCGACCCAGCCGAGTCGGTCCGCGACCCACGTCGCGAGCACGGCCGCCGCCACCGCGCCGAGCAGGATCAACCAGTTCACGAGCACCGAGGCTACGTGGGTCATCCGCGCGGGGGATCAGCCGCGCGGGTGATTCTCATGATCCTCGAGTCCCCGTCTCTGGTCCGGCGTGGACGATGCTCGCGTGGCGTCCGGGAGTCCCCTCCTCCCGGACGCCACGCCCTGCATCAGGGGACGCGCTCGAGCCACTCGCGAGTGGCGAACTTCGTCGCGACGAGCTCCTGGGCGCGGGCACGTTCCTCCGGCGTGACGTGGCCCTCGTGCGCGCCGTACAGCCGGGTGAACGTCGCGATGAGTCGGTCGATGATCTCGGCGCGTGACAGACCTGTCTGCGACCGCAGGGGATCGACCCGCTTCGCAGCGCTCGTGGTGCCCTTGTCGCTCATCTTCTCGCGGCCGATGCGCAGGACCTGGACCATCTTCTCGCCGTCCATGTCGTAGCTCATCGTCGCGTGGTGCAGGATCGCGCCCGTGCCGAGCCGCTTCTGCGCGGCACCGCCGATCTTGCCCTTCGCCGAGGTGATGTCGTTGAGGGGCTGGTACCAGGCCTCGATGCCCAGGGACTTCAGCGCCTCGATCACCCACTCGTCGAGGTACGCGTACGAGTCGGCGAAGCTCATGCCCTGCACGAGGTCCGCCGGCACGTAGAGCGAGTAACTGATGATCGCGCCCGCGTCCATGAACATCGCGCCCCCGCCGGAGATACGGCGGACGACCTCGACGCCGTACCGCGCCGCACCGGCCGGGTCGACCTCGTTGCGCAGGGACTGGAAGCTGCCGATCACGACGGCGGGCTGGTCCCATTCCCAGATCCGCAGGGTCGGACCGCGGCGTCCGGCACCGACCTCCTCGGTGAGGACCTGGTCGAGCGCCAGGTGCTCGTTCGGCGGGATGGGGCCCTCGTGGATGATCTCCCAGTCGTGGTCCTGCCAGGTCGAGGCCCGGGCCAGGGACCGACGCACGGCCGTGGCCACCGCCTCCGGGGTGAACCCGAGCAGGACGGCGCCCTCGGGCAGGGCGGCCCGGACGGCGGCCGCGATGCCCGCGGCGTCGGTCTCGACCGGCAGTCCGTTCACCGCCGCGTCGATGCGGGGGAGGGCGTCGTCCGGTTCGAGGAAGAAGTCCCCCGCCAGACGGAACCCGTCGATCCGGCCGTCGACGACCTCGAGGTCGACGACGACGAGCTTGCCTCCGGGGACCTTGTACTCGCCGTGCATCCCGTCAGCCTATGCCGGACGCGACGCACGCGAGCGGCGCGGGGCGTGCCTCCCGGCCCGTGGAGCGCGTCATGATGAGCGGGTGCACCCCGTTCCCGTCTCCGACGTCGAGCCCCGCCCCGCGGTCGAGCCCGACCGGGTGGTGCACGGCGACAACCTCGACGTCCTCGCGACGCTGCCCGACGGGCTCGCGACGCTCGTCTACCTGGACCCGCCGTTCAACACCGGACGGACCCAGACGCGTCGTGCGTCGACGGCGGTCCGCGCCGTCGACGGCCCCGTCCGGGGGTTCCAGGGGCGGTCGTACGAACGCGTCCGAGGTGACCTCATGCGGTACGACGACCGGTTCGAGGACTACTGGTCGTTCCTCGAGCCGCGGCTCGCGGAGGCCTGGCGGGTGCTCGCCGACGACGGCACGCTGTACGTCCACCTCGACTACCGCGAGGCGCACTACGCCAAGGTCCTGCTCGACGCGCTGTTCGGCCGCGACGCGTTCCTCAACGAGATCATCTGGGCCTACGACTACGGCGCCAAGTCCCGGACCCGCTGGCCGACGAAGCACGACACGATCCTCGTCTACGTCAAGGACCCGGAGCGGTACCACTTCGACTCCGAGGCGGTCGACCGCGAGCCCTACATGGCGCCCGGCCTCGTCACGCCCGAGAAGCGCGAACGCGGCAAGCTCCCCACCGACGTGTGGTGGCACACGATCGTGTCGCCGACGGGTCGCGAGAAGACCGGGTACCCGACGCAGAAGCCCGAGGGGGTGCTCCGCCGGATCGTCCAGGCGTCGAGTCGGCCCGGGGACCTCGTGCTCGACTTCTTCGCCGGCAGCGGGACGACCGGGGCCGTCGCGGCGGCGCTCGGACGGCGGTTCCTGCTCGTCGACGACAACCCCGAGGCGATCGCCGTGATGCGGCGACGTCTGCCCGCGGCGGTGTTCACCACGGCCGAGCCGCCCGCCGCGGACGTGGAGGACCCCGCCGTCTGACCGCGGGCGCGGCGGACCGCCCACACGCACGAACGCCCCGGGTGCTCCCCGGGGCGTTCGTGGTCGTCGCCGTGCCGACGCGATGCGTCGACGGTCGGCGTCAGGCGCTGTGCTTGCCGTGCCGCTCCGCGTGGTCGGCGTCGGTGGTGCCGTCGGTCGTCGCCGAGGTCACGGCGGTGGCGGGCGTGGTGGTGCCGCCGATCGATGCCGCGCCCCGCTCGGCCTCGAGGACCGGCGCCACGTGCTTCGGCGCCTCCGACTCCGTGTGCACGCGGCTCGGGGAGTCGACCGCGGCGGCGGCGGAGTGGGCTCCGTGCGTGGGCGCGTCCGAGAGCGGTGCGCGGGTCTCGCCG
This window harbors:
- a CDS encoding alpha/beta hydrolase, with translation MTASQPTPPGPSTPIEATFTDAWGIDVVYDTWSAVHPHGVVQIAHGVGEHGGRYASLARDLVAAGWTVVVNDHRGHGRTGLRQHGDDRTQLGRLGPGGLRAAVAAVQQMTRVARQAHPGLPLVLLGHSWGSIMAQKIVNTASGEYDGLVLSGSAYRVPGWMNGGELNKRHAHLGPTKYEWLTRDRTVIEAMAGDPLAAEADVIGLFGIADTLRLLGVPRRRIPHDLPLLLQVGSDDPLGGPRSVQRLARVYRGRAGLTDVRVHVYEGARHEVYNETNRDEVVADLVAWLDAHVGTADVRGGGVPSAG
- a CDS encoding biotin/lipoate A/B protein ligase family protein produces the protein MHGEYKVPGGKLVVVDLEVVDGRIDGFRLAGDFFLEPDDALPRIDAAVNGLPVETDAAGIAAAVRAALPEGAVLLGFTPEAVATAVRRSLARASTWQDHDWEIIHEGPIPPNEHLALDQVLTEEVGAGRRGPTLRIWEWDQPAVVIGSFQSLRNEVDPAGAARYGVEVVRRISGGGAMFMDAGAIISYSLYVPADLVQGMSFADSYAYLDEWVIEALKSLGIEAWYQPLNDITSAKGKIGGAAQKRLGTGAILHHATMSYDMDGEKMVQVLRIGREKMSDKGTTSAAKRVDPLRSQTGLSRAEIIDRLIATFTRLYGAHEGHVTPEERARAQELVATKFATREWLERVP
- a CDS encoding site-specific DNA-methyltransferase, whose protein sequence is MHPVPVSDVEPRPAVEPDRVVHGDNLDVLATLPDGLATLVYLDPPFNTGRTQTRRASTAVRAVDGPVRGFQGRSYERVRGDLMRYDDRFEDYWSFLEPRLAEAWRVLADDGTLYVHLDYREAHYAKVLLDALFGRDAFLNEIIWAYDYGAKSRTRWPTKHDTILVYVKDPERYHFDSEAVDREPYMAPGLVTPEKRERGKLPTDVWWHTIVSPTGREKTGYPTQKPEGVLRRIVQASSRPGDLVLDFFAGSGTTGAVAAALGRRFLLVDDNPEAIAVMRRRLPAAVFTTAEPPAADVEDPAV
- a CDS encoding GNAT family N-acetyltransferase, which encodes MTTEVRNDADQNQYSLVEDGAVIGFAAYEIDGDVIRFVHTEVDPEHRGGGNASILVRGALDDVRAGSDRSVVAQCSYVHAWIEKHPDYQELLAV